A stretch of Apostichopus japonicus isolate 1M-3 chromosome 9, ASM3797524v1, whole genome shotgun sequence DNA encodes these proteins:
- the LOC139973383 gene encoding prostaglandin reductase 1-like isoform X1, with protein MAKGKKWVLVKHFDGLPKRTDLEIKEFDLPKLKDGDVLLETVVLTVDPYMRGWSNRMKEGDTMMGEVFGRVVESKDPKTKVGDLGLVRAGWVTHAVVPGSSILKVPALPKGVPQSLALGTLGMPGLTAYFGILEVCEIKPSDTVYVNAAAGAVGSVVGQIAKLKGCRVIGAAGTEEKVKYLKSELGFDEAYNYKTVTPDKLKDELKKIAPDGIDVFFENVGGEASSVIYSHMNKDGRVAICGAISNYNSPGNSKPKVTEFVHHLIYNSIRIQGFLVTNFYAKRDPALKEMAGWVKEGKLKYREHVHKGFESMYDAFMALFTGKNTGKVVINI; from the exons ATGGCCAAAGGAAAGAAATGGGTGCTGGTAAAGCACTTTGATGGTCTACCAAAGCGTACAGACCTAGAAATAAAAGAGTTTGATCTTCCGAAATTGAAAGATGGAG ATGTTTTATTGGAGACAGTGGTGCTAACAGTGGATCCTTACATGAG AGGATGGTCAAATAGAATGAAGGAAGGTGACACCATGATGGGGGAAGTGTTTGGCAG AGTCGTTGAAAGCAAGGATCCAAAGACCAAAGTGGGTGACCTGGGCTTGGTCCGCGCTGGTTGGGTGACCCACGCTGTTGTTCCAGGAAGTAGTATCCTTAAGGTACCGGCACTACCTAAAGGGGTACCTCAGTCACTTGCACTTGGTACCCTGGGAATGCCAGG CCTTACAGCATATTTTGGTATCCTCGAAGTGTGTGAGATTAAACCTTCTGATACTGTCTATGTGAACGCTGCTGCTGGTGCTGTGGGTTCAGTGGTCGGCCAAATAGCCAAATTGAAA GGCTGTAGAGTGATTGGTGCAGCAGGAACCGAAGAAAAGGTGAAATACTTGAAGTCCGAGCTTGGCTTCGATGAAGCTTACAACTACAAGACGGTTACTCCTGATAAACTCAAAGATGAACTTAAGAAAATAGCACCAGATGGTATTGatgtcttctttgaaaat GTCGGAGGTGAAGCATCGTCCGTTATATACAGCCACATGAATAAGGACGGCCGGGTCGCTATTTGTGGGGCCATCTCAAACTACAATTCACCTGGAAATTCAAAGCCAAAGG TGACTGAATTTGTCCACCACCTCATCTACAACAGTATTAGGATCCAGGGTTTCCTGGTGACCAATTTCTACGCTAAGAGGGACCCGGCACTCAAGGAGATGGCAGGATGGGTTAAAGAG GGAAAACTCAAATATCGTGAACATGTCCACAAGGGGTTCGAGAGTATGTACGATGCATTCATGGCTCTCTTTACCGGCAAGAATACTGGCAAAGTTGTGATCAATATCTAG